The following proteins are encoded in a genomic region of Fusarium oxysporum f. sp. lycopersici 4287 chromosome 1, whole genome shotgun sequence:
- a CDS encoding oxidoreductase has product MAPYTAKWGILATGGIAECFTKDILTDPAARDVNDVQHEIVAVASSSSVDRARDFIKKIDGPSSAAVYGSYAELVADPNVDIIYVATPHSHHFQNAMLALEAGKNVLCEKALTVTAAQTKKLYEVAKSKNLFFMEAVWTRYFPLSIKIRELIQSGAIGTVYRTFADLSFNKNTDSQDLDFPDSNRMVNPDLAGGALLDLGIYSLTWVFQSLYHVQPEAEKEAPKVVASINKYRTGADESTSIICQFPKHNSVGIATTSLRIATDVDGLYTGGPAIRIQGSKGEIQVTGPAFRPTEYKVIKSDANGKVEVVNCPIPTDPKRNNWGHGMFWEADECARCLRDGKKESASMPWSESIVIMEVMDSALKQGGVSYPDLITTDVFDPNSPLNTGKK; this is encoded by the exons AAGGATATTCTTACAGATCCTGCCGCTCGCGATGTCAACGATGTACAGCATGAGATTGTCGCCGTTGCCTCATCCAGCTCCGTCGACCGTGCGCGCGACTTTatcaagaagattgatggCCCCTCATCCGCTGCTGTCTACGGCTCCTACGCTGAGCTAGTCGCCGACCCAAACGTTGACATCATCTATGTTGCTACACCTCACAGCCACCACTTCCAGAATGCTATGCTAGCCCTCGAGGCTGGCAAGAATGTTCTCTGTGAAAAGGCACTCACTGTTACTGCTGCACAGACCAAGAAGCTGTATGAGGTCGCCAAGTCCAAGAACCTCTTCTTTATGGAGGCTGTCTGGACACGATACTTCCCTCTCAGTATCAAAATTCGAGAGTTGATCCAGTCTGGTGCCATTGGTACTGTTTATCGCACATTCG CCGACCTCTCGTTCAACAAGAATACTGATAGCCAAGATCTTGACTTTCCTGATTCCAACCGCATGGTCAATCCTGATCTTGCAGGTGGTGCTTTGCTCGACCTCGGCATCTACTCCTTGACCTGGGTCTTCCAATCTCTCTATCATGTTCAGCCCGAGGCCGAAAAGGAGGCTCCAAAGGTTGTAGCCTCCATCAACAAGTATCGCACAGGTGCCGACGAGTCCACGAGTATCATCTGTCAGTTCCCTAAGCACAACTCTGTCGGTATTGCGACTACCTCACTGCGCATCGCCACCGACGTCGATGGTCTCTACACTGGTGGCCCCGCGATCCGTATCCAGGGCTCTAAGGGGGAAATTCAGGTTACTGGTCCTGCGTTCCGGCCAACCGAGTACAAGGTGATCAAGTCGGACGCCAATGGCAAGGTGGAAGTAGTGAACTGCCCAATTCCTACAGATCCTAAGCGCAACAACTGGGGCCACGGTATGTTCTGGGAGGCGGATGAGTGTGCACGTTGCCTACGAgatggcaagaaggagagtGCTTCAATGCCTTGGTCAGAGAGTATAGTCATCATGGAGGTCATGGACAGCGCACTCAAGCAGGGCGGTGTGTCCTACCCCGATCTCATCACCACTGATGTCTTCGATCCCAACAGTCCTCTCAATACTGGCAAAAAATGA
- a CDS encoding oxidoreductase, producing the protein MAPYTAKWGILATGGIAECFTKDILTDPAARDVNDVQHEIVAVASSSSVDRARDFIKKIDGPSSAAVYGSYAELVADPNVDIIYVATPHSHHFQNAMLALEAGKNVLCEKALTVTAAQTKKLYEVAKSKNLFFMEAVWTRYFPLSIKIRELIQSGAIGTVYRTFGKKNACRSYTIKLTPPIADLSFNKNTDSQDLDFPDSNRMVNPDLAGGALLDLGIYSLTWVFQSLYHVQPEAEKEAPKVVASINKYRTGADESTSIICQFPKHNSVGIATTSLRIATDVDGLYTGGPAIRIQGSKGEIQVTGPAFRPTEYKVIKSDANGKVEVVNCPIPTDPKRNNWGHGMFWEADECARCLRDGKKESASMPWSESIVIMEVMDSALKQGGVSYPDLITTDVFDPNSPLNTGKK; encoded by the coding sequence AAGGATATTCTTACAGATCCTGCCGCTCGCGATGTCAACGATGTACAGCATGAGATTGTCGCCGTTGCCTCATCCAGCTCCGTCGACCGTGCGCGCGACTTTatcaagaagattgatggCCCCTCATCCGCTGCTGTCTACGGCTCCTACGCTGAGCTAGTCGCCGACCCAAACGTTGACATCATCTATGTTGCTACACCTCACAGCCACCACTTCCAGAATGCTATGCTAGCCCTCGAGGCTGGCAAGAATGTTCTCTGTGAAAAGGCACTCACTGTTACTGCTGCACAGACCAAGAAGCTGTATGAGGTCGCCAAGTCCAAGAACCTCTTCTTTATGGAGGCTGTCTGGACACGATACTTCCCTCTCAGTATCAAAATTCGAGAGTTGATCCAGTCTGGTGCCATTGGTACTGTTTATCGCACATTCGGTAAGAAGAATGCCTGCCGAAGTTATACGATAAAGCTGACTCCTCCTATAGCCGACCTCTCGTTCAACAAGAATACTGATAGCCAAGATCTTGACTTTCCTGATTCCAACCGCATGGTCAATCCTGATCTTGCAGGTGGTGCTTTGCTCGACCTCGGCATCTACTCCTTGACCTGGGTCTTCCAATCTCTCTATCATGTTCAGCCCGAGGCCGAAAAGGAGGCTCCAAAGGTTGTAGCCTCCATCAACAAGTATCGCACAGGTGCCGACGAGTCCACGAGTATCATCTGTCAGTTCCCTAAGCACAACTCTGTCGGTATTGCGACTACCTCACTGCGCATCGCCACCGACGTCGATGGTCTCTACACTGGTGGCCCCGCGATCCGTATCCAGGGCTCTAAGGGGGAAATTCAGGTTACTGGTCCTGCGTTCCGGCCAACCGAGTACAAGGTGATCAAGTCGGACGCCAATGGCAAGGTGGAAGTAGTGAACTGCCCAATTCCTACAGATCCTAAGCGCAACAACTGGGGCCACGGTATGTTCTGGGAGGCGGATGAGTGTGCACGTTGCCTACGAgatggcaagaaggagagtGCTTCAATGCCTTGGTCAGAGAGTATAGTCATCATGGAGGTCATGGACAGCGCACTCAAGCAGGGCGGTGTGTCCTACCCCGATCTCATCACCACTGATGTCTTCGATCCCAACAGTCCTCTCAATACTGGCAAAAAATGA